A genomic region of Manihot esculenta cultivar AM560-2 chromosome 15, M.esculenta_v8, whole genome shotgun sequence contains the following coding sequences:
- the LOC110602405 gene encoding B3 domain-containing transcription factor VRN1 isoform X3 — protein sequence MPRPYFYKLILANTIRDKKLRIPDNFVKKFGNDLSAFGRISVPGGPVWPVGLIKADDKFWFHEGWQEFMESYSIRVGYFLVFRYEGHAVFTVHIFNLSASEISYQSNSLSGRRYLAFEEMEDDDLIEYLSSSSPFLVPNSLKSKVFDKHLDQMTINKSYNPPALQNLFHESKLNYINWSGEGNLHSSKGASISHATNQDARDVGVQFNAIEQKNYKDDVKFYNPDGEIQKPKKPGRKRKNDPNEMQPAALQGDEVEMRFRFYQSASARKRTVTAEERERAINAAKAFEPINPFCRVVLRPSYLYRGCIMGLLNSSFVMGSNGLSDAFIGEAGLN from the exons ATGCCTAGACCTTATTTCTACAAGCTAATTCTCGCTAATACCATTAGAGACAAGAAACTG AGAATCCCTGATAATTTTGTCAAAAAATTTGGAAATGACTTATCTGCATTTGGGAGAATCAGTGTTCCTGGTGGTCCTGTGTGGCCTGTAGGATTAATAAAAGCTGATGACAAATTCTGGTTTCATGAAGGATGGCAGGAATTTATGGAGAGTTACTCAATACGCGTAGGATATTTTTTGGTTTTCAGATATGAAGGGCATGCAGTTTTCACCGTTCATATATTCAATTTGTCTGCTTCTGAGATAAGCTATCAATCTAACTCTCTAAGTGGCAGAAGATATCTTGCGTTTGAAGAAATGGAAGACGATGACTTAATTGAATACTTGAGTTCATCATCTCCGTTCTTAGTTCCTAATTCTTTGAAAAGTAAGGTTTTTGATAAACATCTTGATCAAATGACAATTAACAAAAGTTACAATCCTCCAGCATTGCAGAATTTGTTCCATGAGTCTAAACTTAACTACATAAATTGGTCTGGTGAAGGGAACCTGCACTCTTCAAAGGGTGCTAGTATTTCACATGCAACAAATCAAGATGCACGAGACGTAGGTGTTCAATTTAATGCGATCGAgcagaaaaattataaagatgATGTGAAATTTTATAACCCAGATGGAGAAATACAAAAGCCCAAAAAGCCTGGAAGAAAGCGGAAAAACGATCCCA ATGAGATGCAGCCAGCAGCTTTACAAGGAGATGAAGTTGAAATGCGCTTTAGATTTTATCAAAGTGCTTCAGCAAGAAAGCGAACTGTGACTGccgaagaaagagagagagcaaTAAATGCAGCCAAAGCTTTTGAGCCTATTAATCCTTTCTGTAGGGTTGTCCTGCGACCATCTTACCTATACAGGGGTTGCATTATG GGTTTATTAAACTCCAGTTTTGTGATGGGAAGCAATGGTCTGTCCGATGCCTTTATAGGGGAGGCAGGGCTAAATTAA
- the LOC110601210 gene encoding cell division cycle-associated protein 7: MVSTRRKKADGDSASDNFNSHTNISINNENVEGLELEEKGTGGGGPGYEEFREQRIKENKERMKKLGIFDLSLKLKSQSRPNKKALRNVSTQKKPQDPLTLSASPRRSSRLKTLNPVNYSEIFHQKKQGSAKVLEIRLREGSKPEIYSEEDEKLLGDCNSTWTLFVDGYGKDGKRIYDPEKGETCHQCRQKTLGHHTHCSKCNMGQGQFCGDCLYMRYGENVIEVNENPNWVCPVCRGICNCSFCRKAKGWAPTGSLYRKVKELGFKSVAHYLIQTRRSQIQSEDSSIEILECERKELPPADQGSQHAAQYESLHADELEHRYPELEPDGNEVEMEEGKNQVFCSGTGIHNLFNDSDGDDTVYNVNGAKKI; the protein is encoded by the exons ATGGTGTCGACCCGCAGGAAGAAAGCCGACGGAGACTCGGCCAGTGATAACTTCAACAGCCACACTAACATTAGCATTAACAATGAGAATGTAGAAGGCCTTGAACTCGAAGAGAAAGGAACTGGTGGTGGGGGGCCAGGGTATGAGGAGTTTAGAGAGCAGAGAATTAAAGAGAACAAGGAGAGAATGAAGAAGTTGGGCATTTTCGATCTTTCTCTCAAGCTTAAGTCTCAATCTCGCCCAAACAAAAAAGCCCTTCGAAATGTTTCCACTCAGAAGAAACCTCAAGACCCTTTGACCCTCTCTGCCTCCCCGCGTCGCTCTTCTAG GTTGAAGACTCTGAATCCAGTTAACTATTCAGAAATCTTTCATCAAAAGAAGCAAGGGTCTGCTAAGGTTCTGGAGATTCGGTTACGAGAAGGCTCTAAGCCGGAGATATATTCAGAAGAAGATGAGAAGCTTTTGGGTGATTGTAACTCAACGTGGACTTTGTTCGTGGACGGGTATGGCAAGGATGGAAAGCGCATATATGATCCAGAGAAGGGAGAAACATGTCATCAATGCAG GCAGAAAACTCTTGGGCATCATACCCATTGCAGTAAATGCAACATGGGCCAAGGACAATTTTGTGGGGATTGCTTGTACATGAG GTACGGGGAGAATGTGATCGAAGTCAACGAGAACCCAAATTGGGTTTGCCCTGTTTGTCGTGGAATTTGCAACTGCAGTTTTTGCCGGAAGGCGAAAGGATGGGCACCCACTGGTTCTCTTTATCGAAAG GTTAAAGAGCTAGGCTTCAAGTCTGTGGCACATTATTTAATTCAAACCCGACGTTCTCAAATTCAGTCAGAAGACTCTAGTATTGAAATTTTAGAATGTGAAAGGAAAGAACTGCCTCCTGCAGATCAAGGGTCCCAGCATGCCGCCCAGTATGAATCTCTACATGCAGATGAGCTCGAACATAGATACCCTGAACTTGAACCGGATGGCAATGAAGTTGAGATGGAAGAAGGCAAAAACCAAGTGTTCTGCTCTGGTACTGGTATccataatttatttaatgataGTGATGGTGATGATACTGTTTATAACGTTAATGGCGCTAAGAAGATATAG
- the LOC110601175 gene encoding B3 domain-containing transcription factor VRN1 produces MSGSKLNKCGYFYRLIVPSILQQNKLMIPRKFVRKFGDELSGVATLTVPDDRIWLVTIRQIDQKLWFCNGWHEFVVHYSICTGHFLVFRYEGNSNFSVHMYVLEPYRLKDPFTMMKTIKDYSEQHHVFDEIDDGDSVEILGSSPARVACDHLKPKTFDEHVEPNTTCRNYNLPSPQNLHNEASYHPSGDSVKLQPTVHSTQGIGSCTNELQNSVDDMRLELSHEKIQEHEKTMRKKLGIDEENLDPSNAADIAKRSREGQSSAESARKLKIIRRKKQSIDPSKRKPTARRNVQGENRSRYYKRASVRKRTVTNEDQERVKTAAAAFESVNPFCRVVLRASYLYRGCILHLPSCFARKHLNGVSDWIKLQFSDGKLWSVRCSYKAGGAKLSQGWYEFSMNNGFAEGDVCVFELLNLRDTVLKVTVFRV; encoded by the exons ATGTCAGGTTCTAAGTTGAACAAATGCGGCTATTTCTATAGGCTAATAGTGCCTTCCATTCTACAGCAAAATAAGCTG ATGATTCCAAGGAAGTTTGTTAGGAAATTTGGAGATGAACTTTCAGGTGTTGCTACACTCACTGTTCCAGATGATAGAATATGGCTTGTGACAATAAGACAAATTGACCAGAAGTTATGGTTTTGTAATGGTTGGCATGAATTTGTAGTGCATTACTCTATTTGCACTGGCCATTTCTTGGTCTTCAGATATGaaggaaattcaaatttcagtGTTCATATGTATGTTTTAGAACCTTATCGTTTAAAAGATCCATTCACCATGATGAAGACTATTAAGGATTATAGCGAGCAGCATCATGTATTTGATGAAATAGACGATGGCGACTCTGTTGAAATCTTGGGTTCTTCTCCTGCACGCGTCGCTTGTGATCATTTGAAACCGAAGACTTTCGATGAACATGTGGAGCCAAACACAACCTGCAGAAACTACAATCTCCCATCACCTCAGAATTTGCATAATGAAGCAAGCTACCATCCATCAGGGGATTCTGTTAAATTACAACCAACAGTTCATTCTACTCAAGGTATAGGCTCTTGCACTAACGAGCTTCAAAATTCTGTAGATGATATGAGATTGGAACTGTCACATGAAAAGATACAAGAACATGAGAAAACTATGAGAAAGAAGCTGGGCATTGATGAAGAAAACCTGGACCCTTCAAATGCTGCTGATATAGCAAAGAGGTCAAGGGAGGGTCAAAGTTCTGCAGAATCAGCAAGAAAACTTAAAAtaattcgaaggaagaagcagAGCATTGATCCTA GTAAGAGGAAGCCAACAGCTCGACGAAATGTTCAAGGTGAGAACCGCTCTAGATACTATAAAAGAGCTTCTGTGAGAAAGAGAACTGTAACAAATGAGGATCAAGAAAGGGTGAAGACTGCAGCAGCAGCATTCGAGTCTGTTAACCCTTTCTGTAGGGTTGTCCTGCGTGCATCATATTTATACAGGGGTTGCATCCTG CATTTACCATCCTGCTTCGCCAGAAAGCATCTAAATGGGGTTTCAGACTGGATTAAACTTCAGTTTTCTGATGGGAAACTGTGGTCCGTTCGATGCAGTTATAAAGCAGGCGGTGCGAAACTAAGCCAGGGATGGTACGAGTTCTCAATGAATAATGGTTTTGCAGAAGGagatgtttgtgtgtttgagCTGCTAAACTTGAGGGATACTGTGTTGAAAGTTACAGTATTTCGCGTATGA
- the LOC110602405 gene encoding B3 domain-containing transcription factor VRN1 isoform X2, with amino-acid sequence MPRPYFYKLILANTIRDKKLRIPDNFVKKFGNDLSAFGRISVPGGPVWPVGLIKADDKFWFHEGWQEFMESYSIRVGYFLVFRYEGHAVFTVHIFNLSASEISYQSNSLSGRRYLAFEEMEDDDLIEYLSSSSPFLVPNSLKRNLHSSKGASISHATNQDARDVGVQFNAIEQKNYKDDVKFYNPDGEIQKPKKPGRKRKNDPNEMQPAALQGDEVEMRFRFYQSASARKRTVTAEERERAINAAKAFEPINPFCRVVLRPSYLYRGCIMYLPSCFAEKNLNGVSGFIKLQFCDGKQWSVRCLYRGGRAKLSQGWYEFTLENNLGEGDVCIFELMRSRDIVLKVTVFRVLENARHMNRS; translated from the exons ATGCCTAGACCTTATTTCTACAAGCTAATTCTCGCTAATACCATTAGAGACAAGAAACTG AGAATCCCTGATAATTTTGTCAAAAAATTTGGAAATGACTTATCTGCATTTGGGAGAATCAGTGTTCCTGGTGGTCCTGTGTGGCCTGTAGGATTAATAAAAGCTGATGACAAATTCTGGTTTCATGAAGGATGGCAGGAATTTATGGAGAGTTACTCAATACGCGTAGGATATTTTTTGGTTTTCAGATATGAAGGGCATGCAGTTTTCACCGTTCATATATTCAATTTGTCTGCTTCTGAGATAAGCTATCAATCTAACTCTCTAAGTGGCAGAAGATATCTTGCGTTTGAAGAAATGGAAGACGATGACTTAATTGAATACTTGAGTTCATCATCTCCGTTCTTAGTTCCTAATTCTTTGAAAA GGAACCTGCACTCTTCAAAGGGTGCTAGTATTTCACATGCAACAAATCAAGATGCACGAGACGTAGGTGTTCAATTTAATGCGATCGAgcagaaaaattataaagatgATGTGAAATTTTATAACCCAGATGGAGAAATACAAAAGCCCAAAAAGCCTGGAAGAAAGCGGAAAAACGATCCCA ATGAGATGCAGCCAGCAGCTTTACAAGGAGATGAAGTTGAAATGCGCTTTAGATTTTATCAAAGTGCTTCAGCAAGAAAGCGAACTGTGACTGccgaagaaagagagagagcaaTAAATGCAGCCAAAGCTTTTGAGCCTATTAATCCTTTCTGTAGGGTTGTCCTGCGACCATCTTACCTATACAGGGGTTGCATTATG TATTTGCCTTCTTGCTTTGCTGAGAAGAATCTAAATGGGGTTTCAGGGTTTATTAAACTCCAGTTTTGTGATGGGAAGCAATGGTCTGTCCGATGCCTTTATAGGGGAGGCAGGGCTAAATTAAGCCAAGGGTGGTATGAGTTCACTTTGGAGAATAATTTGGGGGAAGGAGATGTTTGTATCTTTGAGCTGATGAGATCAAGGGATATTGTGCTGAAAGTTACTGTATTTCGCGTTCTTGAAAATGCCAGGCACATGAACCGatcttga
- the LOC110602405 gene encoding B3 domain-containing transcription factor VRN1 isoform X1: protein MPRPYFYKLILANTIRDKKLRIPDNFVKKFGNDLSAFGRISVPGGPVWPVGLIKADDKFWFHEGWQEFMESYSIRVGYFLVFRYEGHAVFTVHIFNLSASEISYQSNSLSGRRYLAFEEMEDDDLIEYLSSSSPFLVPNSLKSKVFDKHLDQMTINKSYNPPALQNLFHESKLNYINWSGEGNLHSSKGASISHATNQDARDVGVQFNAIEQKNYKDDVKFYNPDGEIQKPKKPGRKRKNDPNEMQPAALQGDEVEMRFRFYQSASARKRTVTAEERERAINAAKAFEPINPFCRVVLRPSYLYRGCIMYLPSCFAEKNLNGVSGFIKLQFCDGKQWSVRCLYRGGRAKLSQGWYEFTLENNLGEGDVCIFELMRSRDIVLKVTVFRVLENARHMNRS from the exons ATGCCTAGACCTTATTTCTACAAGCTAATTCTCGCTAATACCATTAGAGACAAGAAACTG AGAATCCCTGATAATTTTGTCAAAAAATTTGGAAATGACTTATCTGCATTTGGGAGAATCAGTGTTCCTGGTGGTCCTGTGTGGCCTGTAGGATTAATAAAAGCTGATGACAAATTCTGGTTTCATGAAGGATGGCAGGAATTTATGGAGAGTTACTCAATACGCGTAGGATATTTTTTGGTTTTCAGATATGAAGGGCATGCAGTTTTCACCGTTCATATATTCAATTTGTCTGCTTCTGAGATAAGCTATCAATCTAACTCTCTAAGTGGCAGAAGATATCTTGCGTTTGAAGAAATGGAAGACGATGACTTAATTGAATACTTGAGTTCATCATCTCCGTTCTTAGTTCCTAATTCTTTGAAAAGTAAGGTTTTTGATAAACATCTTGATCAAATGACAATTAACAAAAGTTACAATCCTCCAGCATTGCAGAATTTGTTCCATGAGTCTAAACTTAACTACATAAATTGGTCTGGTGAAGGGAACCTGCACTCTTCAAAGGGTGCTAGTATTTCACATGCAACAAATCAAGATGCACGAGACGTAGGTGTTCAATTTAATGCGATCGAgcagaaaaattataaagatgATGTGAAATTTTATAACCCAGATGGAGAAATACAAAAGCCCAAAAAGCCTGGAAGAAAGCGGAAAAACGATCCCA ATGAGATGCAGCCAGCAGCTTTACAAGGAGATGAAGTTGAAATGCGCTTTAGATTTTATCAAAGTGCTTCAGCAAGAAAGCGAACTGTGACTGccgaagaaagagagagagcaaTAAATGCAGCCAAAGCTTTTGAGCCTATTAATCCTTTCTGTAGGGTTGTCCTGCGACCATCTTACCTATACAGGGGTTGCATTATG TATTTGCCTTCTTGCTTTGCTGAGAAGAATCTAAATGGGGTTTCAGGGTTTATTAAACTCCAGTTTTGTGATGGGAAGCAATGGTCTGTCCGATGCCTTTATAGGGGAGGCAGGGCTAAATTAAGCCAAGGGTGGTATGAGTTCACTTTGGAGAATAATTTGGGGGAAGGAGATGTTTGTATCTTTGAGCTGATGAGATCAAGGGATATTGTGCTGAAAGTTACTGTATTTCGCGTTCTTGAAAATGCCAGGCACATGAACCGatcttga
- the LOC110601176 gene encoding B3 domain-containing transcription factor VRN1 isoform X1 — MSQAVGPDVSDSPATGSNSCMFYKLMIASILQDKKLRIPGKFVKKYGDELSSIATLTVPNGRIWLVELEKVDKKLWFHNGWHEFVEHYSIRVGYFLVFRYGGESNFNVYIFDLAVSEISYPCNIPGSLQEPCHDNHYLVAHKKHVVHNDLLEILGSGPPCHTPISPRSKFFDKYVHCNCTINENYDTSREKLILRKDIYDMEENFQSSQHVGLQFNDIEPIRTPDKVVLPVSDEAEGRNRRRKQKTDPIEHEPIIKQEADEIPVGANVASETFTRRWRTVTPEEKQRTVNAADKFKSDNPFFKVILRSSYVYRGFLLHIPSSFARKYLTVTAFIRLQVSDGKQWPVRCVSGKGGAKLSKGWTEFVWENNLEEGDVCIFELINMIDIVLKVTVFRVLQDAVPVNLLPNRIMHKIK; from the exons ATGTCACAGGCAGTGGGACCAGACGTTTCTGATTCTCCGGCGACAGGAAGTAACAGCTGCATGTTCTACAAGTTGATGATTGCTTCCATTCTCCAAGACAAGAAGCTG AGGATCCCTGGAAAGTTTGTCAAGAAATATGGAGATGAACTTTCTTCTATTGCTACACTTACAGTTCCGAATGGTCGTATCTGGCTGGTGGAACTAGAAAAGGTTGACAAGAAGTTGTGGTTCCACAATGGTTGGCATGAATTTGTGGAACACTACTCCATTCGTGTTGGGTATTTCTTGGTTTTCAGATATGGAGGGGAATCAAACTTTAATGTTTATATATTTGATCTGGCAGTTTCTGAGATAAGTTACCCATGTAATATTCCTGGTAGTTTGCAGGAACCATGTCATGATAATCATTATCTAGTAGCCCATAAGAAACATGTAGTGCATAATGACCTCCTAGAAATTTTGGGTTCTGGTCCACCATGCCACACACCTATTTCCCCAAGAAgcaaattttttgataaatatGTGCATTGCAACTGCACCATAAATGAAAACTATGATACCAGCAGAGAGAAACTGATTCTAAGAAAGGACATATATGATATGGAAGAAAATTTTCAATCTTCTCAGCATGTAGGTTTACAGTTTAATGATATTGAGCCTATAAGAACTCCTGATAAAGTAGTTTTGCCTGTCTCGGATGAAGCAGAAGGAAGAAATAGGAGAAGGAAACAGAAAACTGATCCTA TTGAACATGAACCAATAATCAAACAGGAAGCGGATGAAATACCAGTTGGTGCGAATGTTGCTTCTGAAACCTTTACAAGAAGGTGGAGAACTGTAACGCCAGAAGAGAAGCAGAGAACAGTTAATGCTGCTGATAAGTTCAAGTCTGATAATCCATTTTTCAAGGTTATCTTGCGATCATCCTATGTCTATAGAGGCTTCCTTCTG CACATTCCATCTAGCTTTGCTAGAAAGTATTTGACAGTCACAGCATTCATCAGACTTCAGGTTTCCGATGGCAAACAATGGCCTGTCCGCTGTGTTTCTGGGAAGGGGGGAGCTAAATTAAGCAAAGGATGGACAGAATTTGTATGGGAAAATAATTTGGAAGAAGGAGATGTTTGCATCTTTGAGCTGATTAATATGATTGATATTGTGCTGAAAGTTACAGTTTTTCGGGTACTTCAAGATGCAGTGCCAGTAAACCTACTGCCGAATAGAATCatgcataaaataaaataa
- the LOC110601176 gene encoding B3 domain-containing transcription factor VRN1 isoform X2 codes for MSQAVGPDVSDSPATGSNSCMFYKLMIASILQDKKLRIPGKFVKKYGDELSSIATLTVPNGRIWLVELEKVDKKLWFHNGWHEFVEHYSIRVGYFLVFRYGGESNFNVYIFDLAVSEISYPCNIPGSLQEPCHDNHYLVAHKKHVVHNDLLEILGSGPPCHTPISPRSKFFDKYVHCNCTINENYDTSREKLILRKDIYDMEENFQSSQHVGLQFNDIEPIRTPDKVVLPVSDEAEGRNRRRKQKTDPIEHEPIIKQEADEIPVGANVASETFTRRWRTVTPEEKQRTVNAADKFKSDNPFFKVILRSSYVYRGFLLTSGFRWQTMACPLCFWEGGS; via the exons ATGTCACAGGCAGTGGGACCAGACGTTTCTGATTCTCCGGCGACAGGAAGTAACAGCTGCATGTTCTACAAGTTGATGATTGCTTCCATTCTCCAAGACAAGAAGCTG AGGATCCCTGGAAAGTTTGTCAAGAAATATGGAGATGAACTTTCTTCTATTGCTACACTTACAGTTCCGAATGGTCGTATCTGGCTGGTGGAACTAGAAAAGGTTGACAAGAAGTTGTGGTTCCACAATGGTTGGCATGAATTTGTGGAACACTACTCCATTCGTGTTGGGTATTTCTTGGTTTTCAGATATGGAGGGGAATCAAACTTTAATGTTTATATATTTGATCTGGCAGTTTCTGAGATAAGTTACCCATGTAATATTCCTGGTAGTTTGCAGGAACCATGTCATGATAATCATTATCTAGTAGCCCATAAGAAACATGTAGTGCATAATGACCTCCTAGAAATTTTGGGTTCTGGTCCACCATGCCACACACCTATTTCCCCAAGAAgcaaattttttgataaatatGTGCATTGCAACTGCACCATAAATGAAAACTATGATACCAGCAGAGAGAAACTGATTCTAAGAAAGGACATATATGATATGGAAGAAAATTTTCAATCTTCTCAGCATGTAGGTTTACAGTTTAATGATATTGAGCCTATAAGAACTCCTGATAAAGTAGTTTTGCCTGTCTCGGATGAAGCAGAAGGAAGAAATAGGAGAAGGAAACAGAAAACTGATCCTA TTGAACATGAACCAATAATCAAACAGGAAGCGGATGAAATACCAGTTGGTGCGAATGTTGCTTCTGAAACCTTTACAAGAAGGTGGAGAACTGTAACGCCAGAAGAGAAGCAGAGAACAGTTAATGCTGCTGATAAGTTCAAGTCTGATAATCCATTTTTCAAGGTTATCTTGCGATCATCCTATGTCTATAGAGGCTTCCTTCTG ACTTCAGGTTTCCGATGGCAAACAATGGCCTGTCCGCTGTGTTTCTGGGAAGGGGGGAGCTAA